From the genome of Kaistella daneshvariae, one region includes:
- a CDS encoding caspase family protein, with protein MKTLAIVVGNNEYYEGFKLANAENDANAVAEVFEEFNYDVKLYLNLDKKMLIELLEFYSSNLKNYDASIFYFAGHGFEVDGHNFLASIESQIPPINKYAAKQDCILLEDLFSIYRENPSKLNIVILDACRKSFDRGNVLGFSPLFTPKGSLIAFSTSPNEGASDLGYDNNSIYTGSFLSHLKSGRIGVEDLFKAVRKSVFALSDGKQTTWEHTSLIGDFYFFKEQPLDILSLPYHNNVIKDEHYYEDSDFYKKIEKVKIRNWYMQNPEITNLLAIPKSSLKEDQMFILGRNLLQSAHGSASNAVDFFTYLKRNLLEFQLGNQNHVLNGILFEMYYDSKGEFRFNKCKGDFREQIFQLTENSAFANSFQFIRDILIKQNYDRIYIPGQDKIEITIKATKKTETNWGREEEIQDIEAIVYNNIGITNEIFKFYIDPRNEIGIRAVISDYLNSPLSVVNINSNVELKNITSDRF; from the coding sequence ATGAAAACATTAGCGATAGTAGTTGGAAACAACGAATATTACGAGGGGTTTAAATTAGCGAATGCGGAAAATGATGCTAATGCAGTTGCTGAAGTGTTTGAGGAGTTTAACTATGATGTGAAATTGTATTTAAATCTTGATAAAAAAATGCTAATAGAGCTTCTAGAATTCTATAGCTCAAACTTAAAAAATTATGATGCTTCAATTTTTTATTTCGCTGGACATGGTTTTGAGGTAGATGGTCATAATTTTTTGGCTAGTATTGAATCTCAGATCCCACCAATTAACAAATATGCTGCAAAGCAAGATTGTATTTTATTAGAAGATTTATTCAGTATATATCGTGAAAATCCTTCAAAGCTTAATATTGTTATTTTGGATGCGTGTAGAAAATCGTTTGATCGAGGTAATGTATTAGGATTTAGTCCTTTATTCACTCCTAAAGGTTCACTTATTGCATTTTCAACATCACCTAACGAGGGTGCTTCGGATCTTGGCTATGACAACAATAGTATTTACACGGGATCATTTTTGAGTCATTTAAAATCAGGAAGGATTGGGGTTGAAGATTTGTTTAAAGCTGTCAGAAAGAGTGTATTTGCTCTATCAGACGGTAAACAAACTACGTGGGAACACACTTCCCTGATCGGTGACTTTTATTTTTTCAAAGAGCAACCATTAGATATACTTTCATTGCCATACCATAATAACGTCATTAAGGATGAGCATTATTATGAAGATTCAGATTTTTATAAGAAAATTGAAAAGGTAAAAATCCGCAATTGGTATATGCAAAATCCAGAGATAACTAATTTATTAGCAATCCCCAAAAGTTCTTTAAAGGAGGATCAAATGTTCATTTTAGGACGTAATCTTTTGCAGTCTGCACATGGAAGTGCCAGTAATGCTGTGGATTTTTTCACTTATCTAAAAAGAAATCTTTTAGAGTTCCAATTGGGGAATCAAAACCATGTATTAAATGGGATATTGTTTGAGATGTATTATGATAGTAAGGGTGAGTTCAGGTTCAATAAATGTAAAGGCGATTTCAGGGAACAAATATTTCAATTAACTGAAAATTCGGCATTTGCAAATTCATTTCAATTTATTAGAGATATTCTGATTAAGCAGAATTACGACCGCATCTACATTCCAGGACAAGATAAGATTGAAATCACGATCAAGGCTACTAAAAAAACTGAGACTAACTGGGGACGAGAGGAAGAAATTCAAGATATTGAAGCGATTGTCTACAATAATATTGGTATAACAAATGAAATCTTTAAATTTTACATTGATCCGCGCAATGAGATAGGAATTAGAGCTGTAATATCAGATTATTTAAATTCCCCTTTATCTGTAGTAAATATTAATTCCAATGTCGAACTAAAAAATATCACATCTGATAGATTTTAA
- a CDS encoding HD domain-containing protein — protein sequence MILEKEIRFILALDALKNVNRRNFNLDDSRRENTAEHSWQIIVFAQILLPYAKNKDQIDLLRVIKMLSIHDVVEIEAGDTFIFDEDAMTGKYERELAAAKKTFGILEDPLSSEFLNLWIEFETEITPDAIFACAVDRIMPFILNVYSSAKSWTEAEVRASQVENIVGTAVKKASEEMGEAFELLLKKALDEKKLIA from the coding sequence ATGATCTTAGAAAAAGAAATTCGGTTTATTCTCGCCTTAGATGCCCTGAAAAATGTGAACCGCCGCAACTTTAACCTGGATGATTCCCGGCGTGAAAATACGGCGGAACACAGTTGGCAGATTATAGTTTTTGCTCAGATCTTGTTGCCATATGCCAAAAATAAAGACCAAATTGATTTATTGCGCGTGATCAAAATGCTTTCTATTCACGATGTCGTTGAAATTGAAGCAGGTGATACTTTTATCTTTGATGAGGATGCCATGACCGGAAAATATGAGCGTGAACTTGCTGCCGCCAAAAAGACTTTCGGTATTTTGGAGGATCCGTTAAGTTCAGAATTCTTAAATCTTTGGATCGAATTTGAAACTGAAATAACACCCGACGCTATTTTCGCCTGCGCGGTAGACCGCATAATGCCTTTTATTCTCAATGTTTACAGTAGCGCGAAAAGCTGGACAGAAGCGGAAGTGCGTGCCAGCCAAGTTGAAAATATTGTCGGTACTGCCGTGAAAAAAGCATCTGAAGAAATGGGAGAAGCATTCGAGCTTTTACTGAAAAAAGCCCTCGACGAAAAAAAATTAATAGCTTGA
- a CDS encoding restriction endonuclease subunit S: MKYRLGDICSITKGNIGIMKAIPGTYSMITLGEADKTHNEYQFDTKAVIIPLVSSTGHGHASMKRVKYAEGKFAVGNILCAVIPKDENLVLAKYLHIYLHWNREELLVSQMKGMANVSLPMNRIADVIVTVPSIEKQIEIIELEKKLVDKEILADKLFEEQLIQLENLNQAILQEAVQGKLVPQNKSDEPASELLQRIKAEKAKLGKKEKTLPPIKPEEIPFEIPENWVWCRLGEITDYGSSPKAEPSDLKNDTWVLDLEDIEKTSSNLLCKIRFNERNSLSTKSRFKAGDVLYSKLRPYLDKVIVADEDGVCTTEILPLKCYADFNPYYFKYSLKRVDFLKYVNSVTKGMKMPRLGTKEGQLALIPVPPLSEQKRIVEEIEKQIAKTKQLKEHIIANQQATEKLLKALLHQAFEVEE, encoded by the coding sequence ATGAAATATAGATTAGGTGATATTTGCTCAATTACAAAAGGGAACATTGGAATAATGAAAGCTATTCCAGGTACGTACTCTATGATTACTCTGGGGGAAGCGGATAAAACGCACAATGAATATCAATTTGATACAAAGGCGGTAATTATCCCTCTAGTTTCGTCGACAGGACATGGGCACGCAAGCATGAAAAGGGTTAAATATGCTGAAGGAAAGTTTGCAGTAGGTAATATCCTCTGTGCTGTTATTCCCAAAGATGAAAATTTAGTTTTAGCCAAGTATCTTCATATTTATCTGCATTGGAATAGAGAGGAATTGTTGGTTTCACAAATGAAGGGAATGGCAAATGTTAGTTTGCCAATGAATAGAATTGCAGATGTGATTGTTACAGTGCCAAGCATTGAAAAGCAAATAGAAATTATTGAACTTGAAAAGAAATTGGTTGATAAAGAGATATTGGCTGATAAACTTTTCGAGGAACAACTCATCCAACTCGAAAACCTAAACCAAGCCATTTTACAAGAAGCAGTGCAGGGCAAGTTGGTGCCGCAGAATAAAAGTGACGAACCCGCCAGCGAATTGCTCCAACGCATCAAAGCCGAGAAAGCCAAATTAGGTAAAAAAGAAAAAACCTTACCGCCCATCAAACCCGAAGAAATTCCGTTTGAAATTCCTGAAAATTGGGTGTGGTGCAGGTTGGGGGAAATAACAGATTATGGCAGCAGTCCTAAAGCAGAACCATCAGATTTAAAAAATGATACTTGGGTTTTAGATTTGGAAGACATTGAAAAAACAAGTTCCAATTTGCTTTGTAAAATCAGATTCAATGAAAGAAACTCATTAAGTACAAAAAGTAGATTTAAAGCAGGTGATGTACTTTACTCAAAACTTCGTCCTTATTTGGATAAAGTAATTGTAGCCGATGAAGATGGAGTTTGTACGACAGAAATTTTGCCTTTAAAGTGTTATGCGGATTTTAACCCTTACTATTTTAAGTATTCATTGAAAAGAGTTGATTTTTTAAAGTATGTAAATAGTGTAACGAAAGGGATGAAAATGCCAAGATTAGGAACAAAGGAAGGGCAACTTGCCTTAATTCCTGTACCACCGTTATCCGAGCAAAAGCGAATTGTAGAGGAAATAGAAAAGCAAATAGCCAAGACCAAACAATTAAAAGAACACATCATAGCCAACCAACAAGCTACCGAGAAACTGCTGAAAGCATTGCTGCATCAGGCGTTTGAGGTGGAGGAATAA
- a CDS encoding DUF3644 domain-containing protein has protein sequence MLKRRSPIAKSLLNNSISAMISTIEIHNKPEMRYRYETVVILLLNSWELLLKAYLYKFQKGIRLFEKDGRTKSFENCLNITGQKIGSDFNAISENLTVLYDYRNQTAHFYIEEINPILYSIVSKSIIFYSQFVLSHFKIDLVENSDLILLPVGFKRPISPIDYISNKSVNTNSSPEVKHFLQTIINSTRKLNEQNIDEPIFVDFRMNLTNINRIKNADLIAGIDNSAAANLTINPNKIPPKIVRSNEGHKVIITTKKEEANGIIYHEEFQDGIFDEINNVIDANRALANDKDEFLMGVSLYYRVYAERSFVNFSIRDFEVLARYGSIGSYSPFLYWLSKLPSENVALILFDILNAKQPNVGAYIKLCFFLDEGVLENTLIYLENKLNQVVQKPSYYYTFLELKKSKQKDKLLRILKCSKEKKIYEHKTVKELLSDEMYVEKEISQLCQKVFKEQATQHRSTIKDLDFILYHDKFKNKSEISEKLIRLLEV, from the coding sequence ATGCTGAAAAGAAGGTCGCCAATTGCTAAAAGTTTATTGAATAATTCAATTTCGGCTATGATATCCACAATTGAAATCCACAATAAACCAGAAATGAGATACAGGTATGAAACCGTTGTCATATTATTACTCAATTCTTGGGAACTTCTATTAAAAGCTTATTTATACAAATTTCAAAAGGGTATCAGATTATTTGAAAAAGATGGTCGAACAAAATCATTTGAGAATTGCCTCAATATTACTGGCCAGAAAATTGGTTCAGATTTTAATGCAATTTCTGAAAATCTGACAGTGTTATATGACTATCGTAATCAAACTGCACATTTTTATATTGAAGAAATCAACCCAATTCTTTATTCGATAGTCAGCAAAAGTATTATTTTTTATAGCCAATTTGTTCTTAGTCATTTTAAAATTGATTTAGTTGAAAATTCAGATTTGATACTGCTTCCCGTGGGATTTAAAAGACCAATCTCACCTATTGACTATATATCAAATAAGTCCGTTAATACAAATTCTTCGCCTGAAGTAAAACATTTTTTACAAACAATTATCAATTCGACGCGAAAACTAAATGAGCAGAATATTGATGAACCAATTTTTGTTGATTTCAGAATGAACTTGACCAATATCAATCGAATAAAAAATGCCGACTTAATAGCAGGAATTGATAATTCAGCAGCAGCTAATTTAACAATCAATCCAAATAAGATTCCGCCTAAGATCGTGAGATCAAATGAAGGCCATAAAGTTATTATCACAACTAAAAAGGAGGAAGCGAATGGTATTATTTATCACGAAGAATTTCAGGACGGTATTTTTGATGAAATTAATAACGTTATTGATGCAAATAGAGCATTAGCAAATGATAAAGATGAATTTTTAATGGGTGTCTCTTTATATTATAGAGTTTATGCAGAAAGAAGTTTCGTAAACTTTAGTATTAGAGATTTTGAAGTTTTGGCAAGATACGGGTCAATTGGGTCTTATTCTCCATTCTTGTATTGGTTGTCAAAATTACCGAGCGAAAATGTTGCTTTAATTTTGTTTGATATATTAAACGCGAAACAACCTAACGTAGGCGCATACATTAAACTATGTTTTTTCCTCGATGAGGGTGTTTTAGAAAATACTTTAATTTACTTGGAAAATAAGCTTAATCAAGTGGTGCAAAAACCAAGTTACTATTATACATTTTTAGAACTTAAGAAATCAAAACAAAAAGACAAACTATTAAGAATTTTGAAATGCTCAAAAGAAAAGAAAATTTATGAGCATAAAACCGTAAAGGAATTATTGAGCGATGAAATGTATGTTGAGAAGGAGATTTCGCAACTTTGTCAAAAAGTATTTAAAGAACAAGCAACTCAACATAGATCTACAATAAAAGATTTAGATTTTATCCTTTATCATGACAAATTTAAAAACAAAAGTGAAATTTCTGAAAAGCTGATACGTTTACTAGAAGTCTGA
- a CDS encoding antirestriction protein ArdA, giving the protein MANLTNFADMSVYVGTYRKYNEGSLFGKWLNFSDYSDYDELLTAMTNLHADEDDPEFMFQDYEISSLFEKMGLVSESHISSEIYEIWNKIQVSAYDAEILEAFIDCIGSYDTIEDILEKLEESYSGQYCSDEDFAENLLMETDCIPKNLPSYVYIDWEKTARDIMMDYCTSNGYYFRNY; this is encoded by the coding sequence ATGGCAAATCTAACAAATTTTGCGGACATGTCGGTCTATGTTGGTACTTATCGAAAGTACAACGAAGGAAGCCTCTTTGGAAAATGGTTGAATTTCTCTGATTATTCAGATTATGATGAATTATTAACAGCAATGACGAATCTGCATGCTGATGAAGATGATCCCGAATTTATGTTTCAGGATTACGAAATTAGCTCTCTTTTTGAAAAGATGGGACTAGTATCTGAATCTCATATCTCAAGCGAAATTTATGAGATATGGAACAAGATACAAGTATCTGCTTATGATGCTGAAATATTGGAAGCCTTTATCGATTGCATTGGATCTTACGATACAATAGAAGATATTTTGGAAAAGCTAGAAGAATCCTACAGTGGCCAATATTGTTCGGATGAAGATTTCGCAGAAAATCTATTGATGGAGACAGATTGCATTCCCAAAAATCTCCCATCTTATGTATACATCGATTGGGAAAAAACCGCACGTGATATTATGATGGATTATTGCACAAGCAACGGATATTATTTTAGAAATTATTAA
- a CDS encoding heavy metal translocating P-type ATPase yields MEHQHTYDAEGRQICCTEEEKIYQKAGAEELLNVNKPAVHDEHDGHDHDGHDHSGANGNTVEMFLPSIISFVLLLIALYFDHFLKPDWFTDWVRIAWYVVAYLPVGLPVLKEAWRSILQGAFFSEFFLMGLATVGAFAIGEYPEGVAVMLFYAVGEVFQTLAVSRAQANIKTLLDQRPDEVTVLRNEKLETVKAEKVEINEIIQLKPGEKLGLDGELLSDKAAFNTAALTGESKPDTKLKGETVLAGMINLNTVVEVKVTTAYTDSKLSKILEMVQNATNKKAPTELFIRKFAKIYTPIVVFLALGIALFPYFFVENYIFADWLYRALIFLVISCPCALVISIPLGYFGGIGAASKNGILFKGSNFLDVLANIQNVVMDKTGTMTEGVFKVQEVHFDPAFNQTEILQMVNAVESKSTHPVATAIHEFVGGANTSLNIEKVEEIPGHGLKALARRKELLVGNFKLLDKFGIQYDSNISEIAYTLIAVAYDGKYVGYLTIADRIKEDAQLTVNKLKALGVKTTMLSGDKNSVVQFVARKLGIENAFGDLLPEDKVKKIEEIKAKNQTVAFVGDGVNDAPVVALSDVGLAMGGLGSDATVETADVVIQDDRPSKIPMAINIGKQTRKIVWQNIFLAFAVKAVVLVLGAGGLATMWEAVFADVGVALLAILNAVRIQRMKF; encoded by the coding sequence ATGGAACACCAACATACTTATGACGCCGAAGGCCGACAAATCTGCTGCACCGAAGAAGAAAAAATTTACCAAAAAGCCGGCGCCGAAGAACTTTTAAACGTAAATAAACCAGCTGTACACGATGAGCACGACGGTCATGATCATGATGGGCACGACCACAGCGGCGCTAATGGTAATACCGTGGAAATGTTTTTGCCGAGCATTATTTCTTTTGTTTTGCTTTTAATCGCGCTTTATTTCGACCATTTTTTAAAACCCGACTGGTTTACCGATTGGGTACGAATTGCCTGGTACGTTGTCGCTTATCTGCCGGTGGGTTTGCCAGTGCTGAAAGAAGCCTGGCGCAGTATTCTGCAGGGTGCTTTTTTTTCGGAGTTTTTCCTCATGGGACTCGCCACCGTCGGCGCTTTTGCGATTGGCGAATATCCCGAAGGTGTCGCAGTGATGCTCTTTTATGCCGTGGGCGAAGTGTTTCAAACGCTGGCGGTTTCCCGCGCACAGGCGAACATAAAAACCTTGCTCGATCAGCGTCCTGATGAAGTTACGGTTTTGCGGAACGAAAAACTGGAAACTGTAAAAGCTGAAAAAGTAGAAATTAATGAAATTATTCAGCTTAAACCTGGTGAAAAATTAGGTTTGGATGGTGAACTGCTGTCAGATAAAGCAGCTTTTAATACAGCAGCTTTAACCGGTGAAAGTAAACCAGACACCAAGCTGAAAGGCGAAACCGTACTCGCAGGAATGATTAACCTCAATACCGTGGTGGAGGTGAAAGTGACCACCGCATACACCGACAGCAAGCTCAGCAAAATTCTGGAAATGGTGCAAAATGCCACCAATAAAAAAGCACCAACTGAACTTTTTATCCGCAAATTTGCAAAGATTTACACGCCCATTGTGGTTTTTCTAGCCCTCGGAATTGCCTTATTTCCTTACTTTTTTGTCGAAAACTATATTTTTGCAGACTGGCTTTACCGCGCCTTGATTTTTCTGGTGATTTCCTGCCCGTGCGCTTTGGTCATCAGCATTCCCCTCGGTTATTTTGGTGGAATTGGTGCCGCCAGCAAAAACGGAATTTTATTTAAAGGCAGCAACTTTTTAGATGTCCTGGCCAACATTCAAAATGTGGTGATGGATAAAACCGGAACCATGACGGAAGGAGTTTTTAAAGTTCAGGAAGTACATTTCGATCCGGCATTTAACCAGACCGAAATTTTACAAATGGTGAATGCCGTCGAAAGTAAAAGCACGCATCCCGTGGCGACCGCAATTCACGAATTTGTGGGTGGCGCAAACACCAGTTTAAACATCGAAAAGGTTGAAGAAATTCCCGGTCACGGTCTAAAAGCTCTGGCTAGAAGAAAGGAATTGCTCGTCGGAAATTTTAAGCTGCTCGATAAATTCGGAATTCAATACGACAGCAACATCAGCGAAATCGCATATACTTTGATTGCGGTCGCCTATGACGGAAAATATGTCGGTTACCTCACCATTGCTGACCGTATTAAAGAAGACGCGCAACTTACCGTAAACAAACTGAAAGCGCTCGGCGTAAAAACCACCATGCTAAGCGGCGATAAAAATTCTGTCGTTCAGTTTGTGGCGAGAAAACTCGGAATCGAAAATGCTTTCGGCGACCTGCTTCCGGAAGACAAAGTGAAAAAAATCGAGGAAATAAAGGCGAAAAATCAAACAGTCGCTTTTGTTGGTGATGGCGTGAATGATGCGCCGGTTGTGGCTTTAAGCGATGTTGGACTTGCAATGGGTGGTCTTGGCAGCGACGCCACCGTAGAAACTGCTGATGTCGTTATTCAGGATGACCGACCGAGCAAAATACCAATGGCCATCAACATCGGGAAACAAACCCGAAAAATTGTCTGGCAAAATATTTTCCTCGCTTTTGCGGTGAAAGCAGTAGTGTTGGTTTTAGGCGCGGGAGGTTTAGCTACGATGTGGGAAGCCGTTTTTGCCGATGTTGGCGTAGCTTTATTGGCAATTTTAAATGCGGTACGGATTCAGCGGATGAAATTTTAG
- a CDS encoding endonuclease MutS2, translating to MHIQNDDLDELEFPELLAEISSFAYSQKIAEKIEAIRPFGIDEAEISLKKVAEYLSSFESGNAVPFNEYEDIEAELKLMVIENFRLENAGFLKIKSLTEQIARLQKFFPNYDHLFHHLINDVKDLDYRKEIVEKIDKVFNRFGEVKSDSSPLLKTLRTEISHARKAIQENFNRALTALSSTDFLDDIRESIIDDQRVLAVKSGYKKRVPGRVLGVSKTGSITYIQPDSVVKHHFKLRENIEEEKKEVDKILRKLTAEIAEFAAQLTEYQSYIFDLDLTRAKAKFAEKIGGILPKINRHRTMRLVQAFHPLLLIRNQEEKKKIFPQTLTLTEQNRILCISGPNAGGKSITLKTVGLLQLMIQSGILVPIHPKSEMFFFDKLMTDIGDNQSIENHLSTYSSRLKKMAKIIKEANSKTLLLIDEFGTGSDPELGGALAESFLEFFYEKKSFSIITTHYTNIKLVVEQLPHATNAAMLFDENSLEPLYKLEVGQAGSSFTFEVAEKNKIPKFIIESAKKKVEHDIVNLDKTIVKLQQEKFEVEKIKSDLAEKRDSTQNKKENLEKLNEQLQQKLFNFQKLYEDEHRKLQFGNKIEGFIDSYVKGKSRKLVVADFVKILEQEKFRKLGSDKDENKKLQIVKRKITQQLKKTDVQEKIVATNEKLEDKRQKERAVWMKVGQRVRIPGSTSVGTIEKIEKNGKVSVNYGTFKTKISGDELERI from the coding sequence GTGCATATACAAAATGATGATTTAGACGAACTTGAATTTCCGGAACTTTTAGCGGAAATTTCGTCGTTTGCGTACTCGCAAAAAATTGCGGAAAAAATTGAAGCTATCCGACCTTTCGGAATTGATGAAGCCGAAATTTCTTTAAAAAAAGTTGCAGAATATCTTTCGAGTTTCGAAAGTGGCAACGCAGTGCCCTTTAATGAATATGAAGATATTGAAGCGGAACTGAAGTTGATGGTTATCGAAAATTTTCGCCTCGAAAACGCCGGTTTTTTAAAAATTAAAAGTCTGACTGAGCAGATCGCCAGACTTCAGAAGTTTTTCCCAAATTATGACCATCTTTTTCACCATCTCATCAACGATGTAAAAGATTTAGACTACCGCAAGGAAATTGTGGAAAAAATCGACAAGGTTTTCAACCGTTTTGGTGAAGTGAAGAGTGATTCTTCACCGCTTTTGAAAACTTTAAGAACCGAAATTTCGCATGCGAGAAAAGCCATTCAGGAAAATTTTAACCGTGCGCTTACGGCGCTTTCTTCCACCGATTTTTTGGATGACATCCGCGAAAGCATCATTGATGATCAACGGGTTTTGGCGGTAAAATCAGGCTATAAAAAAAGAGTTCCCGGACGGGTTCTAGGCGTTTCCAAGACAGGTTCCATCACTTATATTCAGCCGGATTCGGTGGTGAAACATCATTTTAAACTTCGGGAAAACATCGAAGAAGAAAAAAAGGAAGTTGATAAAATTCTAAGAAAATTAACCGCAGAGATCGCGGAATTCGCAGCGCAACTTACAGAATATCAGTCCTATATTTTCGATTTGGATCTGACGCGTGCGAAGGCAAAATTTGCTGAAAAAATCGGCGGAATTTTACCGAAAATCAACCGTCACCGCACCATGCGTTTGGTTCAGGCTTTTCATCCGCTCCTTTTAATCCGAAATCAGGAAGAAAAGAAAAAAATTTTCCCGCAGACTTTAACGCTAACCGAACAAAACCGAATTCTGTGTATTTCCGGCCCGAACGCAGGCGGAAAATCCATCACATTAAAAACGGTAGGATTGCTGCAACTGATGATCCAGAGCGGAATTTTGGTGCCTATTCATCCGAAATCGGAAATGTTTTTCTTTGATAAGCTGATGACGGATATTGGCGACAATCAATCCATTGAAAACCACCTTTCCACGTATTCTTCGCGCCTGAAAAAAATGGCGAAAATCATCAAAGAAGCCAATTCGAAAACGCTTTTGCTCATTGATGAATTTGGAACGGGTTCTGATCCCGAATTGGGCGGCGCTTTAGCTGAAAGTTTTCTGGAATTTTTCTACGAGAAAAAAAGTTTTTCGATTATCACCACTCATTATACCAACATTAAGCTCGTCGTTGAACAGCTTCCGCACGCGACAAACGCCGCGATGCTTTTTGATGAGAACTCCCTGGAACCGCTTTATAAACTGGAAGTTGGACAAGCCGGAAGTTCCTTTACTTTCGAAGTGGCGGAGAAAAATAAAATACCAAAATTCATTATTGAATCAGCCAAGAAAAAGGTGGAACACGATATTGTAAACCTGGATAAAACCATTGTAAAACTACAGCAGGAAAAATTTGAGGTCGAAAAAATTAAGTCTGATTTAGCAGAAAAAAGAGATTCTACACAAAATAAAAAGGAAAATCTGGAAAAGCTAAATGAACAGCTGCAGCAGAAACTTTTTAATTTCCAAAAATTGTATGAAGATGAGCACCGAAAGCTACAGTTTGGAAATAAAATCGAAGGTTTTATCGATTCTTATGTGAAAGGAAAATCGCGGAAACTGGTAGTCGCAGATTTTGTGAAAATTCTGGAACAGGAAAAATTCCGGAAACTAGGTTCAGACAAAGATGAGAACAAAAAGCTGCAGATTGTAAAACGGAAAATTACTCAGCAACTGAAAAAAACCGACGTTCAGGAAAAAATAGTTGCCACGAATGAAAAGCTGGAAGACAAACGCCAAAAAGAACGGGCGGTTTGGATGAAAGTTGGGCAACGCGTTAGAATTCCGGGCTCTACCAGCGTAGGAACCATCGAAAAAATCGAGAAAAACGGCAAAGTTTCAGTTAATTATGGAACGTTCAAAACCAAGATTTCAGGAGATGAGCTGGAACGGATTTAG
- a CDS encoding recombinase family protein, whose translation MKARYIRVSTGNQKSARQEAKATKDEKIFIDVVSGSVPFSEREEGKNLLREIEEGNVNYVSVSSIDRLGRNLYDILTTLEILKEKKVILKVDNLGIESLVNGKENQAFKLIISVMANIAEMERETILERQREGIALAKAKGLYKGREKGSVESDSEFLAKYKEVIKSLKKGNSLRDTAKICTVSLGTVQKVKKKLN comes from the coding sequence ATGAAAGCGAGATATATTAGGGTTTCCACGGGAAATCAAAAATCAGCAAGGCAAGAAGCAAAAGCCACAAAAGATGAAAAAATATTCATTGATGTTGTGAGTGGATCAGTCCCTTTTTCCGAAAGAGAGGAAGGAAAAAATCTATTACGTGAAATTGAGGAAGGCAACGTCAATTATGTGTCCGTTTCCTCAATCGATAGATTGGGCCGAAATCTTTATGATATTCTGACTACTTTAGAAATCCTAAAGGAAAAGAAGGTCATTCTTAAAGTGGACAATTTAGGCATTGAATCGTTGGTTAACGGCAAAGAGAATCAAGCCTTTAAGCTAATAATTTCTGTGATGGCTAATATAGCCGAGATGGAACGGGAAACAATTTTAGAGCGACAACGTGAGGGCATTGCTTTAGCAAAAGCAAAAGGCCTCTATAAAGGTAGGGAAAAAGGTTCGGTGGAATCAGATTCAGAGTTTCTGGCAAAATATAAGGAAGTAATAAAATCCCTAAAAAAAGGCAACTCTTTAAGGGACACTGCTAAAATCTGCACTGTCAGTTTGGGGACAGTTCAAAAGGTAAAAAAAAAACTGAATTAA
- a CDS encoding helix-turn-helix transcriptional regulator: protein MKKELLEMMAKLLVADSSEKNADEKMDLILSKLESMESATSNASHKDEHLLINEVCKLTRKSRVTIWNWNKKGLLKPIGKSGKNPLYLKSDVMEFLYNADKIAVVCSEK from the coding sequence ATGAAAAAGGAATTATTAGAAATGATGGCAAAATTATTAGTTGCCGATTCATCCGAAAAAAATGCGGATGAAAAAATGGATTTAATACTTTCAAAATTAGAAAGTATGGAGAGTGCTACCTCAAACGCCTCGCACAAGGATGAGCATTTGTTAATAAATGAGGTTTGTAAACTTACTAGAAAAAGTAGAGTCACTATTTGGAATTGGAATAAAAAAGGACTTCTAAAGCCAATTGGGAAATCAGGTAAAAATCCGCTTTATCTGAAAAGTGATGTCATGGAATTTCTCTACAACGCAGATAAAATAGCTGTTGTGTGTAGTGAGAAGTAG